One window of the Candidatus Hydrogenedens sp. genome contains the following:
- a CDS encoding ATP-binding protein yields the protein MKEEIFRVLVVDDEPGIRIGVSRVLQNYSIEMPEVETKTLFEVEVVETAEEAIEKIKTKPPHILLLDNKLPGMSGLEALEKIVAMKLLETYTVVITAYASIETAVKATKHGAYDFLPKPFTPTDLKNTIYKVVKQLIVERKARELANEKKRIRFEFISLLAHELKAPINAVDGYLRILKDMNIADNPQLCQDLVERCLIRNEYMRKMINDLLDLTRIESGQKVRNIEEVNLKDIAQLAIETSLVEAQKRNITMTLHVNEPVMIKADRNEMEIILNNLVSNAVKYNKDNGKVDVFLSKEGDKIKLQVKDTGIGMTTEECARLFQDFVRIRNKKTESILGSGLGLSTVKKLAQIYGGDVSVRSAPDEGSTFTVELQDYEEPVEKTPAPAS from the coding sequence ATGAAGGAAGAAATTTTTCGCGTGCTGGTTGTTGATGATGAGCCGGGTATTCGTATTGGTGTTTCCCGTGTCTTACAAAACTATTCCATCGAAATGCCTGAGGTAGAAACAAAAACATTATTTGAGGTGGAAGTTGTAGAAACAGCGGAAGAAGCCATTGAAAAGATTAAAACAAAGCCCCCTCATATTTTATTATTAGATAACAAGCTACCCGGAATGAGTGGACTTGAAGCATTGGAAAAGATTGTTGCTATGAAATTATTAGAAACATATACTGTGGTAATAACTGCGTATGCTTCTATTGAGACTGCGGTTAAAGCTACAAAACATGGGGCTTATGATTTCCTTCCCAAACCCTTTACACCTACCGACCTTAAAAACACTATTTACAAGGTGGTGAAACAATTAATCGTAGAACGCAAAGCACGTGAATTAGCCAATGAGAAGAAACGAATTCGTTTTGAATTTATATCATTGCTGGCACATGAACTTAAGGCCCCTATAAATGCTGTTGATGGTTATTTAAGAATTTTGAAAGATATGAACATTGCAGATAATCCACAACTTTGTCAGGACCTTGTAGAACGTTGTCTTATTCGCAATGAATATATGCGGAAAATGATTAACGACTTGTTAGATTTAACGCGTATCGAATCCGGGCAAAAGGTGAGAAATATCGAAGAAGTCAATTTGAAAGACATCGCGCAACTGGCTATAGAAACATCTCTGGTAGAAGCCCAAAAACGGAACATTACGATGACCCTTCATGTGAATGAACCAGTTATGATTAAAGCAGACCGAAATGAAATGGAGATTATATTAAATAATTTAGTGTCCAATGCAGTGAAGTATAACAAAGATAACGGTAAAGTTGATGTGTTTTTATCCAAAGAAGGAGACAAAATTAAATTGCAGGTGAAAGATACGGGTATTGGAATGACGACTGAAGAATGTGCCCGTCTTTTTCAAGATTTTGTTCGTATCCGAAATAAAAAGACAGAGTCTATTTTAGGGAGTGGGCTGGGTTTGTCTACGGTGAAGAAATTAGCCCAAATTTATGGGGGAGATGTATCTGTCCGAAGTGCTCCTGATGAAGGAAGCACTTTTACTGTCGAATTGCAAGATTATGAAGAGCCAGTAGAGAAAACGCCTGCTCCTGCAAGTTAA
- a CDS encoding [Fe-Fe] hydrogenase large subunit C-terminal domain-containing protein, translating to MKPRDDIQLVRTIPERCRICYTCVRECPAKAIRVVHGQAEVIRERCIGCGNCVKVCSQRAKEIYSPIESVLNLLKRSEPCVALLAPSFPAEFTEFPPRKLCAILKRFGFSYVVEVGAGADLVSRAYRQLLTENPSRSYIATTCPAVVAYIERYFPQLIPFMAPIVSPMVAAARAVRRMYGKKLSIVFIGPCIAKKGEAQSEALNDEVTEVLTFSEMRQLLEIHFPEWKQVDAEQNFDPPIAGPGSLFPISRGLIQSASIPEDLTTDNVIVAEGRSDFVEAIREFDEGQCRPNLLEILACEGCIMGPGYSQKATLYRRRTYVSQYVRDKLKHIDWQLWRQQMALLAQINMSRQYIPYEQQTPEPTSLQIEEIMHSLGKFKPEDELNCGACGYDTCLEHAIAIYHGLAQTEMCLPFTIQRLRETIQNLAESNEKLEKTQETLMQAEKLASIGQLAAGIAHELNNPLGVVLMYAHLLLDEYGTEESLKEDLKMIATQADRCKRIVSGLLHFARQNKISMETTNIPKLLEHACKLVIIPSNIQLKIANHMRNPIAELDKEQITQVLTNLMTNAIQAMPNGGTLTLITEDASDEIYITVEDTGTGIPKENLSKIFEPFFTTKEMGKGTGMGLAITYGIIKMHRGQITVESNDNPKDGPTGTRFYISLPRNVNPINGIKEVDIKEWFHEAEMIENMPKSS from the coding sequence GAACGATGTAGGATTTGCTATACCTGCGTTCGGGAATGCCCTGCTAAGGCTATCCGTGTAGTTCATGGGCAGGCAGAAGTCATACGGGAACGATGTATTGGTTGTGGAAATTGTGTTAAGGTTTGCAGTCAACGCGCAAAAGAGATATACAGTCCAATTGAGAGTGTTTTAAATCTTTTAAAGAGAAGTGAACCTTGTGTCGCATTATTAGCACCAAGTTTTCCAGCGGAATTTACAGAATTTCCTCCTCGAAAACTATGTGCTATCTTGAAGCGATTTGGTTTCTCGTATGTAGTAGAAGTAGGAGCCGGAGCAGACCTCGTTTCAAGAGCCTATCGTCAATTACTAACAGAAAATCCATCGCGTTCTTATATTGCTACGACCTGCCCTGCTGTTGTTGCTTATATTGAACGATATTTCCCTCAACTAATTCCATTTATGGCTCCAATAGTCTCACCAATGGTAGCTGCGGCAAGAGCAGTCCGACGCATGTATGGCAAGAAACTATCTATAGTGTTTATTGGTCCATGCATTGCCAAAAAAGGGGAAGCCCAATCCGAAGCATTAAACGATGAAGTAACAGAGGTGCTAACTTTTTCGGAAATGAGACAACTTTTAGAAATACATTTTCCGGAATGGAAGCAGGTAGATGCAGAACAAAACTTTGACCCGCCTATTGCCGGTCCGGGAAGTCTATTCCCTATAAGTCGTGGCTTAATACAATCTGCTTCAATCCCGGAGGATTTAACAACGGATAATGTTATTGTCGCAGAAGGTAGGTCTGATTTCGTAGAAGCCATACGGGAGTTTGATGAAGGACAATGCCGTCCGAATCTTCTGGAAATATTAGCCTGTGAAGGCTGTATTATGGGTCCCGGTTATTCCCAAAAAGCGACACTGTATCGAAGACGAACCTATGTAAGTCAGTATGTTCGCGATAAACTCAAACATATTGATTGGCAATTATGGCGTCAACAAATGGCTTTGTTGGCACAAATCAATATGTCTCGTCAGTATATCCCTTATGAACAGCAAACACCAGAACCTACCTCTTTACAAATCGAAGAGATTATGCATTCTTTAGGAAAATTCAAACCTGAAGATGAATTGAATTGTGGGGCGTGTGGTTACGATACTTGCTTGGAACATGCGATTGCAATATATCACGGATTAGCACAAACAGAAATGTGTTTGCCTTTCACTATTCAACGATTAAGGGAAACTATCCAGAATCTGGCAGAATCCAATGAAAAACTGGAAAAAACTCAGGAAACCCTCATGCAAGCAGAAAAACTGGCAAGTATCGGGCAACTTGCAGCAGGAATTGCTCATGAATTGAATAACCCGTTGGGTGTTGTGCTTATGTATGCACACCTTCTTTTAGATGAATACGGCACAGAGGAATCCTTGAAAGAGGATTTAAAAATGATTGCGACTCAGGCAGACCGTTGTAAGCGGATTGTATCCGGATTACTTCACTTTGCACGACAGAACAAGATTTCGATGGAGACAACGAACATACCTAAGTTGTTAGAACATGCATGTAAATTGGTTATTATTCCATCGAATATTCAGTTAAAGATAGCAAACCATATGCGGAACCCCATTGCAGAATTGGATAAAGAACAGATTACCCAGGTGCTTACAAATCTAATGACCAATGCTATACAAGCAATGCCCAATGGAGGAACTTTAACTTTAATTACTGAAGATGCCTCAGATGAAATTTATATAACTGTTGAAGATACAGGTACAGGTATCCCTAAGGAAAACCTATCTAAAATATTTGAGCCGTTCTTTACTACAAAAGAGATGGGAAAAGGGACCGGAATGGGGCTTGCTATTACTTATGGGATTATAAAAATGCATCGCGGACAAATCACTGTTGAGTCCAATGATAATCCTAAAGATGGACCTACAGGAACCCGTTTCTATATTTCTTTACCCCGAAATGTAAACCCTATCAACGGGATTAAAGAAGTAGACATTAAAGAATGGTTTCACGAAGCAGAAATGATAGAAAATATGCCGAAATCTTCGTAA